Within the Bacillus sp. FSL K6-3431 genome, the region AGTAGCCTCCTAAGAAGTGAAAATGAATATAGAAAATAGTGAAATATTGCGAAAATGAGATGTGCAACATTGGGACACTACATGTCTCTTCAAATATATTAGCATATTTAATATTAAGTAGCTCTTACCAAACTTTTCCTAGCACCCGATGTGCTGGACTCAGAGGATACTTTACCTTAGTTACAAGTACCTAATTACCTACGAGAAATTTGCCGTTTATCATTTGGTCGCTATTTTTTAATCCCATCAATTTTAAATGGTTATCTTTGCATTAATAGGATCGTTATCTTCATGTCATTGGTTATGACTGAATCTGTTCACGCAGTGTTAAGTGACATATATAATGATGTATGCGCATACAAAATAAAAAGTTTAGATTATGCAATCTCCTCGTGGTAAAATAAAAGACATCTGTACATTATGGAGGATTAAAATGAAAATCAATCTTTGTTTATTATATGGAGGAAAATCAGCAGAACACGAAGTATCACTGCAAACAGCTAAGGCTGTTAGCCAAGCGTTAAATACAGATAAATTCGCTGTTTATCCAATTTATATTACTAAAGAAGGTAAGTGGACTAAGGGAAAAGAGTTAACTGAACCGGTCAGAGATGTAAAAGAACTTACATTTATTAATGATGGGGAAGAAATTGTTCCGCATGCATTGAATTCAAAATTAGTGTTAGGCGATAACGAAGATAGAGGATTTGATGTAGTATTTCCGCTGCTACATGGACCGAATGGGGAAGACGGGACAGTACAAGGAATGCTGGAATTGTTAAATATTCCTTATGTTGGGAACGGTGTTCTTTCTTCATCTGCAGCCATGGATAAGGTAATTATGAAAAATCTATTTGCCCAAGAAGGATTGGATCAAGTAAAATTTGTTTGGTTCATTCGCACTGCATGGGAATCGGCTCCGGAAACGGCGTATGAAAAAGTTGAAAGTGAGCTTGGATATCCTTGTTTTGTAAAACCTGCAAACCTAGGTTCAAGTGTGGGGATTAGTAAGTGTGAAAACCGAAATGAGCTTGAAATTGCTTTCTCGGAAGCATTTAAATATGATAGGAAAATTATTATCGAAGAAGGTGTCACAGCTAGAGAGATTGAAGTAGGGGTGCTTGGAAATGATGATCCAGAATGCTCTGTTGCTGGTGAAATTGTTCCGAAAAAAGGATTTTATGATTATCAATCAAAATATGTAGATGGAAATACCGCTCTTGTCATTCCGGCAGATATATCTGTACAACAATATACGGAATTAAAAGATATGGCAGAAAGAGCTTTTAAGGTACTCGATTGTTCTGGACTTGTAAGAGCAGACTTTTTTATCACAAGTGATGGTCGAACAATCATAAATGAAGTAAATACAATGCCAGGTTTCACTCCATTTAGCATGTTTCCACTTTTATGGA harbors:
- a CDS encoding D-alanine--D-alanine ligase yields the protein MKINLCLLYGGKSAEHEVSLQTAKAVSQALNTDKFAVYPIYITKEGKWTKGKELTEPVRDVKELTFINDGEEIVPHALNSKLVLGDNEDRGFDVVFPLLHGPNGEDGTVQGMLELLNIPYVGNGVLSSSAAMDKVIMKNLFAQEGLDQVKFVWFIRTAWESAPETAYEKVESELGYPCFVKPANLGSSVGISKCENRNELEIAFSEAFKYDRKIIIEEGVTAREIEVGVLGNDDPECSVAGEIVPKKGFYDYQSKYVDGNTALVIPADISVQQYTELKDMAERAFKVLDCSGLVRADFFITSDGRTIINEVNTMPGFTPFSMFPLLWKHTGLEYPELIERMIQLALERHQEKQNIIHTF